A single region of the Chitinophaga niabensis genome encodes:
- a CDS encoding DUF2851 family protein, translating to MFVDPLFSEELLQHIWQFGLFDQRHLSTIRGEPITIIKAGILNRDAGPDFTAARVRIGGVEWAGNVELHYRSSDWRKHGHHRNQRYDNVILHVVFEHDTDALNIPCLELQQRIPKMLLKRYQQLKEEAAFVPCTPLLHRITEEDWQTWKGKLMRERFERKTSLFLNWLQQNHFNWEEVCFRAMAQGFGMPVNTDAFLQLAQSMPFVLLARQRPHLQRLESLLFGQAGMLAGSFKDAYPQQLQEEYRFLQHKHQLEPLPSHGWRWLRMRPSAFPTMRIACFSMLLHHTPHLFSRILETEDLPSLEKLFFVAPSPYWEDHYRFDIPAIRTAGIGKGTVHHILINTVIPLLHLYGKHMGLPQYPQRAARFLQQLPAENNRIIRGWAAENTIAASAWDSQSLLQLKQYYCEEKKCLECMVGRRLIRGADVNECREDELGFEL from the coding sequence ATGTTTGTTGACCCATTATTCTCAGAGGAATTGCTGCAGCATATCTGGCAATTCGGTTTGTTCGACCAGCGCCACCTTTCCACCATCAGGGGAGAGCCCATCACCATTATCAAAGCCGGGATCCTTAACCGGGATGCCGGGCCGGACTTTACAGCAGCCAGGGTCCGCATCGGCGGAGTGGAATGGGCAGGGAATGTAGAATTGCATTATCGCAGCTCGGATTGGCGCAAACACGGCCACCATCGCAATCAGCGCTATGATAATGTGATCCTGCATGTGGTTTTTGAACACGATACCGATGCCCTGAACATTCCCTGCCTGGAATTGCAGCAGCGGATCCCTAAAATGCTGCTGAAGCGCTACCAGCAATTAAAAGAGGAGGCTGCCTTTGTTCCCTGTACCCCTTTATTACACCGGATCACGGAAGAAGATTGGCAAACCTGGAAGGGTAAACTCATGCGGGAGAGGTTTGAACGTAAAACCAGCCTCTTTTTGAACTGGCTGCAGCAGAATCATTTTAATTGGGAGGAGGTTTGTTTCCGTGCTATGGCACAGGGTTTTGGCATGCCGGTGAATACGGATGCCTTTCTGCAACTGGCCCAATCCATGCCCTTTGTATTACTGGCCCGTCAGCGGCCGCATTTACAAAGACTGGAATCTCTGCTGTTCGGGCAGGCTGGTATGCTGGCAGGAAGTTTTAAAGATGCCTATCCGCAGCAGTTGCAGGAAGAATATCGTTTCCTGCAGCATAAACATCAACTGGAACCTTTGCCATCCCATGGCTGGCGTTGGCTAAGGATGAGGCCTTCCGCTTTTCCTACTATGCGGATCGCCTGTTTTTCCATGCTGCTGCATCATACCCCGCATCTCTTTTCCCGCATCCTTGAAACAGAAGACCTGCCATCGCTGGAGAAACTTTTTTTCGTAGCACCTTCCCCGTATTGGGAAGATCATTACCGTTTTGATATCCCCGCCATACGTACTGCCGGGATCGGAAAAGGCACGGTGCATCACATCCTCATTAACACGGTTATCCCCTTATTACATTTATACGGCAAACACATGGGCCTGCCTCAATACCCGCAAAGGGCGGCCAGGTTCCTCCAACAATTGCCTGCTGAAAATAACCGTATCATTCGCGGCTGGGCAGCAGAAAATACCATAGCGGCTTCCGCCTGGGATTCCCAGTCTTTGCTGCAATTAAAACAGTATTACTGTGAGGAAAAGAAGTGCCTGGAATGTATGGTAGGCCGGCGTTTGATCAGAGGTGCCGATGTGAATGAATGCCGGGAGGATGAGTTGGGCTTTGAACTATAA
- a CDS encoding OsmC family protein: MQTAAILYNGELRTTAKHLRSGTVIETDAPVDNNGKGERFSPSDLVATALGSCMLTIMGIKARDKGWNIDGTAVSVEKIMGTEPRRIIGVKIQFDFPAGHGLEEKDQKILENVAFTCPVAESVHPDIKQDVTFNW, encoded by the coding sequence ATGCAAACAGCAGCGATCCTTTACAATGGCGAACTCAGAACTACAGCAAAGCATCTCCGGTCAGGTACGGTAATAGAAACGGATGCACCGGTGGATAATAACGGAAAAGGAGAGCGGTTTTCGCCGAGTGACCTGGTGGCGACGGCCCTTGGTTCCTGTATGCTTACGATCATGGGAATTAAAGCAAGGGATAAGGGATGGAATATTGATGGTACGGCGGTAAGTGTGGAAAAGATCATGGGGACTGAGCCGCGGAGGATTATTGGGGTGAAGATCCAGTTTGATTTTCCGGCAGGGCATGGATTGGAGGAAAAAGATCAGAAGATCCTGGAGAATGTGGCTTTTACCTGCCCTGTGGCTGAGAGTGTGCACCCGGACATTAAGCAGGATGTGACCTTTAACTGGTAA
- the lipA gene encoding lipoyl synthase, whose product MQELPVIAAEPAAPRVKKPDWLRVKLPIGENYRQVRNLVDTHKLHTICESGNCPNMGECWGAGTATFMILGNVCTRSCGFCAVATGRPEPVDWDEPQRVAEAIYLMKVKHAVITSVDRDELKDGGSIIWANTIKAVRALNPDTTMETLIPDFRGIWENLERVIEAAPEVVSHNLETVERMTKQVRIQAKYHRSLEVIRRLKEGGMRTKSGIMLGLGETKEEVVQAMQDLADNGCDVITLGQYLQPTPKHLPVIRFVHPDEFAELREIGYNMGLDYVEAGPLVRSSYHAEKHIFSGRK is encoded by the coding sequence ATGCAAGAATTACCCGTAATCGCAGCTGAACCAGCTGCGCCGAGAGTGAAAAAGCCCGACTGGCTGCGTGTGAAACTACCAATCGGAGAGAATTACAGGCAGGTAAGGAACCTGGTAGACACACATAAATTACACACCATCTGCGAAAGCGGAAATTGTCCAAATATGGGCGAGTGCTGGGGAGCCGGTACTGCCACTTTCATGATCCTGGGCAATGTCTGTACCCGAAGCTGCGGATTCTGCGCCGTAGCCACCGGTCGCCCTGAACCGGTTGATTGGGATGAACCCCAAAGGGTGGCAGAAGCCATCTACCTGATGAAGGTAAAACACGCCGTTATCACTTCTGTTGACCGCGATGAATTAAAAGATGGTGGTTCCATCATCTGGGCCAATACTATCAAAGCTGTTCGCGCCCTCAATCCTGATACCACCATGGAAACCCTGATCCCTGACTTCAGAGGCATCTGGGAAAACCTGGAACGTGTGATCGAAGCTGCGCCGGAAGTGGTATCCCACAACCTGGAAACAGTGGAACGTATGACCAAACAGGTGCGTATCCAGGCCAAATATCACCGTAGCCTTGAAGTGATCCGCCGCTTAAAAGAAGGTGGCATGCGTACCAAAAGTGGCATCATGTTAGGCCTTGGCGAAACCAAAGAAGAAGTGGTACAGGCTATGCAGGACCTCGCAGACAATGGTTGTGATGTAATAACCCTGGGTCAGTACCTTCAACCTACTCCCAAACACCTTCCCGTGATCCGCTTTGTACATCCTGATGAATTTGCAGAGCTGAGAGAGATCGGTTACAACATGGGACTGGACTATGTAGAAGCCGGACCACTGGTTCGTTCTTCCTACCATGCTGAAAAACACATTTTCAGCGGCAGAAAATAA
- a CDS encoding phosphodiester glycosidase family protein, whose amino-acid sequence MKRILLLLLTIPSFASAQLRWHLSETHNQGLPDGVKVYETTDSLDGKPFRAFYLEADLKDPQLEFSVREGKGKRYTPAQYDSIEGPNVIAVMNTTFFSFTTNRSLNLVVHEGKVVDVNPKSVKNKYFTRSAFGLDRKGRPDIAWVYNVGKKEVPYAYDVPNTGKINGTDTIWQQPGKRGAHKWKMKEAVGGGPILVQNGQPYITPAEEGMGGSLLLFHPRTAIGYTADHKLIMMVIEGRNKGVAEGAIFPQMAKIFTDLHCVEAMNMDGGGSSALFVNGKNTIKTSDGSQRPVPAVLMIKRKAP is encoded by the coding sequence ATGAAACGGATACTACTATTGCTCCTGACAATTCCGTCCTTCGCATCTGCACAGCTGCGCTGGCACCTCTCCGAAACACATAACCAGGGCCTGCCGGATGGCGTGAAGGTATATGAAACAACAGATTCATTAGACGGCAAACCGTTCAGGGCTTTTTACCTGGAGGCAGACCTGAAAGATCCGCAGCTGGAATTCAGTGTAAGAGAAGGGAAAGGGAAACGTTATACACCTGCGCAGTATGATAGCATCGAAGGGCCCAATGTGATCGCTGTCATGAATACTACCTTTTTCTCCTTCACTACCAACAGAAGCCTCAACCTGGTAGTACATGAAGGGAAAGTAGTGGATGTGAACCCCAAATCCGTAAAGAACAAATATTTCACCCGTTCTGCTTTTGGCCTCGACCGTAAAGGCCGCCCGGACATTGCCTGGGTATATAATGTTGGAAAGAAAGAAGTGCCCTATGCATATGATGTACCCAATACTGGTAAGATAAACGGAACGGATACCATCTGGCAACAACCCGGAAAAAGGGGCGCGCATAAATGGAAGATGAAAGAAGCCGTAGGCGGGGGCCCTATCCTCGTGCAGAATGGGCAGCCTTATATAACCCCGGCTGAAGAAGGTATGGGAGGATCATTACTTCTTTTCCATCCCAGAACGGCGATCGGGTATACGGCAGATCACAAACTGATCATGATGGTGATTGAAGGAAGGAATAAAGGAGTAGCAGAAGGTGCTATCTTCCCGCAAATGGCAAAGATCTTTACAGACCTGCATTGTGTGGAAGCCATGAATATGGATGGCGGCGGTTCTTCTGCTTTGTTCGTAAACGGAAAGAACACCATCAAAACATCTGATGGATCACAAAGACCGGTACCCGCTGTGTTAATGATCAAACGAAAAGCACCTTAG
- a CDS encoding SdpI family protein, producing MQSIIYSPFCNASLLAGLLFLFMGFMIRKYPPRSMKAWYGYRTFSSTINEKTWHEANQYAAYLSRCMAYVLIPFGLLMALLFKTQTDAFLYLTICPVIFCALLMTGMTEWHLLQVFDEDGERKGDKKDGVDVG from the coding sequence ATGCAAAGCATTATCTACAGCCCCTTCTGTAATGCCAGTTTGTTAGCAGGACTGCTCTTCCTCTTCATGGGTTTCATGATCCGGAAATACCCCCCTCGCAGTATGAAAGCCTGGTATGGCTACCGCACCTTCTCCTCTACTATTAATGAGAAAACCTGGCATGAAGCCAATCAGTATGCCGCTTATCTTTCCCGTTGCATGGCTTACGTGCTGATCCCTTTCGGACTGTTAATGGCATTGTTGTTCAAAACACAAACGGATGCCTTCCTGTACCTCACCATCTGCCCGGTTATTTTCTGCGCGTTGCTGATGACGGGCATGACGGAGTGGCATCTGTTACAAGTCTTTGATGAAGACGGGGAACGAAAAGGAGATAAGAAAGATGGTGTGGATGTTGGCTAA
- a CDS encoding AsmA-like C-terminal region-containing protein yields the protein MKLKKVLKGIGITLLVIIGLLIAIPYFFKGQIMAKLKTELNKNLNAKVDFKDVDISLFRRFPRLAVALEELSITGVNHFEGDTLLAVRRLDLAMNLMSAIKGDNIDIYNVVLQQPRIYATVDEQGRANWDITKPDTTTSATAPADTAQSEFALSLQQYSIEDATIKYTDRQGHMALTIEQLNHKGKGDFSQDEFTLQTTTTAESVSYAQGFIPYLLNAKAEILADINIANKTSTYAFKTDKISVNNLKIASEGFIQLLTDSTYKMDIKFDAPSTDFKDILSLIPAIYSQDFASIKTSGSTTFSGFVKGTYTPEQLPAYGLHLTIKNGFFQYPDLPKPVKNIQLAVNVSNPDGVPDHTIVDVPQAHLEMDESPVDLRLMVKTPVSDLYLDAAAKGKLDLSKVMQFVKLEAGTKLSGLLDADLKARGYMSAIEKQQYENFDASGKLAVNNMAYSSKDYPDGVKVSSLLMQFNPKNVTVQEFMGQYLGTNFSATGEVNNLLAYALRNDALNGRLALKADNINLDKWMATGNTEGSTDAKPADTAAAVPFAVPNNLDFTIQAQADKVHYDKVDLTGLSGTLLISDQTVTMKDIKGNTLQGSMKVDGTYSTKTDKLHPDISLTYDVKELDIQQTFKAFNTVQKLMPIAQFLSGKLSSQLTMKGKLGKDMSPDLSTLTGDGNLLLIQGFLKKFAPLDQLATQLNVNSLKDISVRDIKNYFAFENGRMKVNPFRVKLSNMNMLIGGSHGFDQSMDYTMQLALPRALLGQQGNSLVNNLVTQANNKGIPVTISDTVYLNVLMGGSLLKPSLKTDLKEVAGNAANNLKDQATALVKNKVDTIKNTVKDSLQSVKKEVASAVKDELKKQLLGNKDSTQSGKPLQDAGKAAEKTLNNTLKGLLNRKKAPADSTKQ from the coding sequence ATGAAGTTAAAAAAGGTACTGAAAGGTATCGGGATCACATTGCTCGTAATAATCGGATTACTGATCGCTATTCCCTATTTCTTTAAGGGCCAGATCATGGCGAAGTTGAAGACTGAGCTGAACAAAAACCTGAATGCCAAAGTAGATTTTAAAGATGTGGATATCAGCCTCTTCCGCAGATTTCCCCGCTTAGCGGTAGCACTGGAAGAATTATCCATCACCGGCGTAAATCATTTTGAAGGAGATACGCTGCTGGCCGTACGCCGCCTGGACCTGGCCATGAACCTCATGAGCGCCATTAAAGGGGATAATATCGATATCTACAACGTAGTATTACAACAGCCCCGCATTTACGCCACCGTGGATGAACAAGGCCGTGCCAACTGGGATATCACTAAACCTGATACCACTACCTCCGCTACAGCACCCGCAGATACTGCACAAAGTGAATTTGCCCTCAGCCTGCAGCAATACAGTATTGAGGATGCCACTATCAAATACACTGACCGCCAGGGACATATGGCATTGACCATCGAGCAGCTGAACCATAAAGGAAAAGGAGATTTCTCCCAGGATGAATTCACCCTGCAAACCACTACTACTGCGGAATCAGTTAGTTATGCACAAGGGTTCATTCCTTACCTGCTTAATGCAAAGGCAGAAATCCTCGCAGATATCAATATCGCCAATAAAACAAGCACCTACGCTTTCAAAACGGATAAGATCTCAGTTAACAACCTGAAGATTGCATCAGAAGGGTTTATCCAGCTGCTGACCGACAGCACCTATAAAATGGATATCAAATTCGATGCGCCTTCTACGGACTTCAAAGACATCCTCTCCCTGATCCCGGCCATTTACTCCCAGGACTTTGCCAGTATCAAAACCAGTGGCAGCACTACCTTTTCAGGTTTTGTGAAAGGTACCTATACACCGGAGCAATTACCGGCATATGGATTACACCTGACCATCAAGAATGGTTTCTTCCAATATCCTGACCTGCCTAAGCCGGTGAAGAACATTCAGTTAGCCGTGAACGTTAGTAACCCGGATGGTGTACCTGACCATACCATCGTGGATGTACCACAGGCTCATCTTGAAATGGATGAAAGCCCTGTAGACCTCCGCCTGATGGTAAAAACACCGGTATCTGACCTTTACCTGGATGCTGCTGCCAAAGGTAAACTGGACCTCAGCAAAGTGATGCAGTTCGTGAAACTGGAAGCAGGCACCAAACTCAGCGGATTACTGGATGCGGACCTGAAAGCGCGGGGATATATGAGTGCCATAGAAAAGCAGCAATATGAAAACTTCGACGCCTCCGGAAAACTGGCGGTGAATAACATGGCTTACAGCAGCAAGGATTATCCTGATGGCGTGAAAGTATCCAGCCTGCTGATGCAGTTCAATCCAAAGAATGTAACGGTACAGGAATTCATGGGGCAATACCTCGGAACTAATTTCTCCGCAACCGGTGAAGTAAATAACCTGCTGGCTTACGCACTCCGCAACGATGCGCTGAATGGGCGGCTGGCTTTGAAAGCGGACAACATCAATCTTGATAAATGGATGGCTACCGGCAATACGGAAGGTAGTACGGATGCCAAACCTGCCGATACTGCAGCGGCAGTTCCTTTTGCTGTTCCCAATAACCTCGATTTCACAATACAGGCCCAGGCTGATAAAGTGCATTATGATAAAGTAGACCTCACCGGGTTATCCGGTACTTTGCTGATCAGCGATCAGACGGTAACCATGAAGGATATCAAAGGGAATACGCTGCAGGGAAGCATGAAAGTAGATGGTACTTACTCTACAAAAACAGACAAACTGCATCCTGATATCAGTCTTACCTACGATGTAAAGGAACTGGATATCCAGCAAACCTTTAAAGCTTTCAATACAGTACAGAAGCTCATGCCCATCGCACAATTCCTGAGTGGTAAACTGAGTTCGCAATTGACGATGAAAGGTAAGCTGGGCAAGGACATGTCCCCAGACCTCAGCACACTTACAGGAGATGGTAACCTGCTGCTGATACAGGGCTTCCTGAAGAAATTCGCTCCGCTGGACCAACTGGCTACGCAATTGAATGTGAATTCCCTGAAAGATATTTCTGTAAGGGATATCAAGAACTATTTCGCATTTGAGAACGGGCGCATGAAGGTGAACCCTTTCCGTGTGAAGCTTTCTAACATGAACATGTTAATTGGTGGTTCACATGGTTTTGATCAGTCTATGGACTACACCATGCAACTGGCATTGCCCCGTGCATTGCTGGGCCAGCAGGGAAACAGCCTGGTGAACAACCTGGTTACACAGGCGAATAATAAAGGCATCCCTGTTACCATTAGTGATACGGTTTATCTCAATGTACTGATGGGTGGAAGTTTGCTGAAACCATCCCTGAAAACTGATCTGAAAGAAGTAGCGGGTAACGCCGCCAATAACCTGAAAGATCAGGCTACGGCATTGGTAAAGAATAAAGTGGATACTATTAAGAACACTGTAAAAGATTCTTTGCAATCGGTGAAGAAAGAAGTGGCTTCTGCCGTGAAAGATGAATTGAAAAAACAGCTGCTGGGCAATAAGGACAGTACCCAATCAGGCAAACCATTACAGGATGCAGGGAAAGCTGCGGAGAAAACACTGAATAATACATTAAAAGGACTGCTGAACCGCAAAAAAGCACCGGCAGACTCCACAAAACAATAG
- a CDS encoding TrmH family RNA methyltransferase produces MTPERKERLLSVLNKRQANLTVVLENVEDPHNISAAMRTCDAVGIQDMYVLTNKTPRRHWGRRSSSSADKWLTIHQYTDVNELFAVLRQRFDKIYTTHLSSDAVSLYELDFTGSVALVFGSEHYGISEETRALADGNFIIPMQGIIRSLNISVACAISIYEAMRQKMAAGHYEQPSLPAAQREMLLNEWGFKEEDLTT; encoded by the coding sequence ATGACGCCGGAAAGGAAAGAAAGGCTCTTATCAGTATTAAACAAACGGCAGGCCAATCTGACAGTGGTATTGGAAAACGTGGAAGACCCGCATAATATTTCAGCCGCCATGCGCACCTGCGATGCCGTTGGTATCCAGGATATGTATGTACTGACTAACAAAACACCCCGCCGCCATTGGGGAAGAAGAAGTTCTTCCAGTGCGGACAAGTGGCTGACCATCCATCAGTACACGGATGTAAATGAACTCTTTGCCGTATTGCGCCAGCGATTCGATAAAATATATACCACCCATCTTTCTTCAGATGCCGTAAGCCTCTATGAACTGGATTTTACCGGTTCTGTGGCTTTAGTATTCGGTAGTGAGCATTATGGGATCAGCGAAGAAACCCGTGCCCTGGCAGACGGGAATTTTATTATTCCCATGCAGGGGATCATCCGTTCCCTGAATATCTCTGTGGCTTGTGCTATCAGCATCTATGAAGCCATGCGCCAGAAAATGGCGGCCGGCCATTATGAACAGCCCAGTTTGCCTGCAGCACAGCGGGAAATGTTGTTAAACGAATGGGGATTTAAAGAAGAAGACCTTACAACATGA
- a CDS encoding TlpA family protein disulfide reductase — MKKLLPVLLFFCLPAFSFSQEVTRIKASDLDQLMQYKDSPVVINLWATWCGPCIKEMPHFVKQAAKFPQVKFVFLSLDMKDAYPAQITKFARRHKIRSSLVWLDESNANKYAAKIDPRWEGSIPATIFINKGGYRKFVEGMIKEEELIKELRSL; from the coding sequence ATGAAAAAGCTTTTACCTGTTTTATTATTTTTTTGCCTTCCCGCCTTTTCGTTTTCGCAGGAAGTGACGCGTATTAAAGCCTCCGACCTGGATCAATTGATGCAGTATAAAGATAGCCCTGTAGTGATCAATCTCTGGGCCACCTGGTGCGGGCCCTGCATTAAGGAAATGCCTCATTTTGTAAAACAGGCGGCGAAATTCCCGCAGGTGAAATTTGTTTTCCTGAGCCTTGATATGAAGGATGCGTATCCCGCACAGATCACCAAGTTTGCACGCAGGCATAAGATCCGTTCTTCCCTTGTATGGCTGGATGAATCTAACGCCAATAAATATGCGGCAAAGATTGATCCGCGTTGGGAAGGAAGTATACCTGCTACTATTTTTATTAATAAAGGAGGATACAGGAAATTTGTGGAGGGGATGATAAAGGAAGAGGAATTGATCAAAGAACTGCGCTCCCTATGA